Proteins from one Clostridium cellulovorans 743B genomic window:
- a CDS encoding SDR family NAD(P)-dependent oxidoreductase: MFELNGKVAVVTGASSGLGKDAALAYAKEGVNVALLARRVEKIEEIAKEVESLGVKAIAIKCDVAKEEEVKVAIETIVNEFGRIDILLNNAGVTAHGGVDSLSEEEWNKVMDINVKGIYLVSKYVIPVMKEQNYGKVINISSVNAILGEKGGIFIRHAYNTSKAAVLGLTKAMGASYAQYGITVNAICPGLFESEMTERTLFTSQKFLEKYNTLCPASRPGKKGELNGTIFYFSSDASSYVTGQYIVVDGGISIV; encoded by the coding sequence ATGTTTGAGCTAAATGGAAAGGTTGCTGTAGTAACTGGTGCATCAAGTGGCTTAGGAAAAGATGCGGCCTTAGCTTATGCTAAAGAAGGAGTTAACGTTGCCTTGCTTGCAAGAAGGGTTGAAAAAATTGAAGAAATAGCTAAAGAAGTTGAAAGTTTAGGGGTAAAAGCAATTGCAATTAAGTGTGATGTTGCCAAAGAAGAAGAAGTTAAGGTTGCAATAGAAACTATAGTTAATGAATTTGGTAGAATTGATATTTTACTAAATAATGCGGGTGTAACAGCTCATGGTGGAGTAGATTCTCTTAGTGAGGAAGAATGGAACAAAGTTATGGATATAAATGTAAAAGGAATTTATCTTGTAAGCAAATATGTTATTCCAGTTATGAAGGAACAAAATTATGGTAAAGTTATTAATATCAGCTCTGTTAATGCAATCTTAGGAGAGAAGGGTGGCATTTTTATTAGGCACGCTTATAATACGTCTAAAGCAGCTGTTTTAGGGTTAACAAAAGCTATGGGTGCAAGTTATGCTCAATATGGGATAACTGTAAATGCTATATGCCCAGGGTTATTTGAATCGGAAATGACAGAGAGAACTTTATTTACATCACAAAAGTTTTTAGAAAAATATAATACACTTTGCCCAGCTTCAAGACCAGGAAAAAAAGGAGAGTTAAATGGGACAATTTTCTACTTTTCTTCTGATGCTTCAAGCTATGTAACAGGCCAGTATATTGTAGTTGATGGCGGAATATCAATAGTATAA
- a CDS encoding LiaF transmembrane domain-containing protein: MKRERVFWGLVLILGGVFLIISKLGYFPDINVFSLLLTILLAVIILKSLIRVNFPGILFPIAFISIIYDDQLGITSITPWTVLVAALLGSIGLSMIFHRHSKWMNTKYIGEEHKFEEISIEDGSQIRFKNSFGASIKYVNTDDFQQAHFDSSFGAMKVYFDNAVIRNENAVVRINASFSGIELYMPRTWKIEDKTSVFLGSISEKNKNDNPTKTLTLVGDISFSGVEVIYI; this comes from the coding sequence ATGAAAAGAGAAAGAGTTTTTTGGGGACTAGTACTTATATTAGGCGGAGTTTTCTTGATTATAAGTAAACTAGGATACTTTCCTGATATAAATGTATTTAGCCTGTTATTAACAATTCTTTTAGCAGTAATTATTTTAAAAAGTTTGATTCGTGTTAACTTTCCAGGTATTTTATTCCCTATTGCCTTTATTAGTATAATATATGACGATCAATTGGGAATTACAAGCATTACACCTTGGACTGTATTAGTTGCAGCGTTGCTTGGTAGTATTGGTCTTTCTATGATTTTTCATAGGCATTCAAAATGGATGAACACTAAATATATTGGTGAAGAGCATAAGTTTGAGGAAATCAGCATCGAAGATGGAAGTCAAATTAGATTTAAGAATTCATTTGGTGCTAGTATAAAATATGTGAATACAGATGATTTTCAACAAGCACATTTTGATTCTTCTTTTGGAGCTATGAAGGTATACTTTGATAATGCAGTCATACGTAATGAAAATGCCGTAGTTAGAATTAATGCATCTTTTTCAGGGATAGAGTTATATATGCCCAGAACTTGGAAGATTGAAGATAAAACTAGTGTATTTTTAGGTTCTATTAGTGAAAAAAATAAAAATGATAATCCAACCAAAACCTTAACATTAGTTGGTGATATTAGTTTTTCTGGTGTAGAAGTAATTTATATATAG
- a CDS encoding ATP-binding protein codes for MNFIDTLKSVDLVLATGEVPLIVGESGIGKTALAKEIAKKNNWSLIIIDGNLLKEGEIGGLPTIDSYITINSNGDKIEKKSTVYAIHNKLRQIDEEISKEKTVLLFIDEINRCEHTVQQELMNLILNREINGYNLQETVKILAAMNPSSKYGSDFDYQVVDMDAAQENRFVWLYIEPDYMQWLDWAIDVGIEQKVIDFISTFPEYLHKINKNDIRATPRSYERISKAYKIYKDKKDSIPRSIFLNIVKGNVGKLIAEEFVSFVHTDYSPLITYEDVFSGDSLNETIIEKIKKETHTRLYLSAKNILKNLEANIKDYNHTSSFYINRLIEFLKIYPVDLMIGLMKDIKNSYTEIYNHAIENEAFVDAYLEAYSSIRG; via the coding sequence ATGAATTTTATAGACACTCTAAAAAGTGTAGACTTAGTACTTGCTACTGGAGAAGTACCTTTAATCGTTGGTGAAAGCGGAATAGGAAAAACAGCTTTAGCCAAAGAAATTGCTAAAAAAAATAATTGGAGTTTAATTATTATTGATGGAAATCTCCTTAAAGAAGGTGAAATAGGTGGCCTTCCAACTATAGATTCTTATATAACAATTAATTCAAACGGAGATAAGATAGAAAAGAAATCTACAGTATATGCTATTCATAATAAACTAAGACAAATTGATGAAGAAATATCTAAAGAAAAAACTGTTCTTTTATTTATAGATGAGATAAATCGTTGTGAGCATACAGTACAACAGGAACTTATGAACTTAATATTAAACAGGGAAATTAATGGTTATAACCTACAAGAAACTGTGAAAATATTAGCAGCTATGAATCCGTCAAGTAAATATGGTTCAGATTTTGATTATCAAGTTGTTGATATGGATGCAGCACAAGAAAACAGATTTGTGTGGTTATATATAGAGCCTGATTATATGCAATGGTTGGATTGGGCAATAGATGTAGGAATTGAACAAAAGGTTATAGATTTTATCTCAACCTTTCCGGAATACTTACATAAAATAAACAAAAATGATATAAGAGCAACCCCAAGAAGCTATGAAAGAATCTCTAAAGCTTATAAAATTTATAAGGATAAAAAGGATTCAATACCTAGATCCATATTTTTAAATATTGTAAAAGGTAATGTAGGAAAGCTTATTGCAGAAGAGTTTGTTAGTTTTGTTCACACAGATTATAGTCCGCTAATAACTTATGAAGATGTTTTTTCTGGTGATTCTCTTAATGAAACTATTATAGAAAAAATAAAAAAGGAAACCCATACAAGACTTTATTTATCAGCAAAGAATATTCTAAAAAACTTAGAGGCAAATATAAAAGATTATAATCATACCTCAAGCTTTTATATCAATAGACTTATAGAGTTTTTGAAGATATATCCTGTAGACTTAATGATAGGCTTAATGAAGGATATAAAAAATAGTTATACTGAAATATACAACCACGCTATAGAAAATGAAGCTTTTGTAGATGCATATTTGGAAGCTTATAGTTCAATAAGGGGATAA
- a CDS encoding VWA-like domain-containing protein: MKTYFDTQVEKLYEKANEVITIYLSTNHKDENSQVNIPEDFKKEFFSLVDKVNLSLMEDKDNFYGYFLFQTSREIRFDISSPTAINFKETRYVIYFNPIIFLTLNINQMATTIKHEILHVISMHLIRSKEFKDRYSSLAINMAMDVVVNEYLDYLPPYATTLEWVNLNYSLKLLPYESFEYYVEKLQTAIALLESAKDAPADDLNKVDNDTDGKIEMDYNPEKTHDLWEESSDIDKKTFKEFTEKFIDNSQKGNIPNYLESIISSIKSNENELPWNLYLNRLMGTVESSKKKTITRRNRRQPDRLDLRGELRSHKAKIAVALDISGSISDEEFKQSIKEVLNIVKNYNHEIIIIECDDKIRRVYTVKSASDVKNRINIRGRTKFTPVFEYANANKLNLLVYFTDGKGETELLTMPRGYKILWVISGRGDTLSLKEPYGAVKKLSSIEMKDDTLELNDVVRDGFSMNNQQGTFF, encoded by the coding sequence ATGAAAACTTATTTTGATACCCAAGTAGAAAAACTTTATGAAAAAGCAAATGAAGTTATAACTATTTATCTAAGTACAAATCATAAAGATGAAAATTCTCAGGTGAATATACCAGAAGATTTTAAGAAAGAATTTTTCAGTCTTGTAGATAAAGTTAATCTATCTCTTATGGAAGACAAAGATAATTTCTATGGATATTTTTTGTTTCAAACCTCAAGAGAAATAAGATTTGATATAAGCAGTCCTACTGCCATAAATTTTAAAGAAACTAGATATGTTATATACTTTAATCCAATAATTTTTTTAACTCTTAATATAAATCAAATGGCAACTACGATTAAACACGAAATACTCCATGTAATCTCAATGCATTTAATAAGATCAAAAGAATTTAAAGACCGATATAGTTCACTAGCTATTAATATGGCAATGGATGTAGTAGTAAATGAATATTTAGATTATTTGCCACCTTATGCCACTACTTTAGAATGGGTAAATTTAAATTATTCTTTAAAACTCTTGCCCTATGAATCTTTTGAATATTATGTAGAAAAGCTTCAAACTGCCATAGCCTTGCTAGAATCAGCTAAAGATGCACCAGCGGATGATCTTAATAAAGTTGATAATGATACAGATGGCAAAATAGAAATGGATTATAACCCAGAAAAAACTCATGACCTTTGGGAAGAATCTAGTGACATAGATAAAAAAACATTTAAAGAATTTACTGAAAAGTTTATTGATAATTCTCAAAAAGGTAACATTCCAAATTATTTAGAAAGTATTATATCTTCGATTAAAAGTAACGAAAATGAATTGCCTTGGAATTTGTATCTTAATAGGTTAATGGGCACAGTTGAGAGTAGCAAAAAAAAGACTATAACAAGAAGAAATAGAAGACAACCTGATAGATTAGATTTAAGAGGCGAACTCAGGAGTCATAAAGCCAAAATTGCTGTTGCTCTTGATATAAGTGGAAGCATTAGTGATGAAGAGTTTAAGCAATCCATTAAAGAAGTTCTCAATATAGTGAAAAATTATAATCATGAAATTATCATTATAGAATGCGATGATAAAATTAGGCGAGTGTATACAGTTAAATCTGCAAGTGACGTAAAGAATAGAATTAACATAAGAGGTCGCACTAAATTCACTCCTGTTTTTGAATATGCTAATGCTAATAAGCTTAATTTATTAGTGTATTTTACTGATGGTAAAGGTGAAACTGAACTTTTAACAATGCCTAGAGGCTATAAAATCTTATGGGTTATTTCCGGAAGAGGAGATACTCTTTCATTAAAAGAGCCTTATGGAGCAGTTAAAAAACTTAGTAGTATTGAAATGAAAGATGATACATTAGAACTGAATGATGTTGTAAGAGATGGTTTTTCAATGAATAACCAACAAGGAACATTTTTCTAA
- the corA gene encoding magnesium/cobalt transporter CorA — translation MVILIYTIAMTKELKLIQNEPLSRLVMDDIKWYWVDFEESNAEEELLLSEYFKFNNLAIEDCLNNLERPKVDYYDTYNFFVLNAMKQETLEPVEVNMFVGESYIVSFHKTKLNEINKTRQKVIERNNIKETNPAYVAYLIMDKIVDMYFPEVYRIEDSLNDINFKTKGRMNDSIIDKVFDLRTDLLKQRYIVNSMKELLYRIINSSHFETFGDSKRYFNDIYDHLLKLSDIIESNRELTVEIRENYMSINSYRMNKIMTVLTLTTTVFIPLTFIAGIYGMNFEYMPELKWRYGYFFVIGIMVFIGLFLFRWFKRKGWFD, via the coding sequence GTGGTAATATTGATATACACAATTGCTATGACCAAAGAGTTAAAGCTTATACAGAATGAGCCTTTAAGCAGGTTGGTTATGGATGATATAAAGTGGTATTGGGTGGATTTTGAGGAGTCCAATGCAGAAGAGGAACTTTTGTTAAGTGAATATTTTAAATTTAATAATCTTGCTATTGAGGATTGTCTCAACAATTTAGAGCGCCCGAAAGTGGATTATTATGATACTTATAATTTCTTTGTACTTAATGCTATGAAGCAGGAAACCCTAGAACCTGTAGAAGTAAATATGTTTGTTGGAGAAAGTTACATTGTATCATTTCATAAAACCAAGCTAAATGAAATAAATAAAACGCGCCAAAAGGTTATTGAAAGAAATAATATTAAAGAAACAAATCCTGCATATGTTGCATATTTGATTATGGATAAGATTGTAGATATGTATTTTCCAGAGGTTTATCGTATTGAGGATAGCTTAAATGACATCAATTTTAAGACAAAAGGAAGGATGAATGATAGCATTATAGATAAAGTTTTTGATTTAAGAACAGATCTATTAAAGCAAAGATATATTGTAAATTCAATGAAAGAGTTATTATATAGGATAATAAATTCTAGTCATTTTGAAACTTTCGGAGATAGTAAAAGATATTTTAATGACATATACGATCACCTTTTAAAATTATCGGATATAATAGAATCAAATCGAGAACTTACTGTGGAAATAAGAGAGAATTACATGTCAATCAATTCTTATCGCATGAACAAAATCATGACTGTTCTTACTTTAACAACAACAGTATTCATACCTTTGACCTTTATTGCAGGTATATATGGCATGAACTTCGAATATATGCCTGAATTAAAATGGCGTTACGGGTATTTTTTTGTTATAGGAATCATGGTATTTATAGGTCTTTTCTTGTTTAGATGGTTTAAGCGCAAAGGTTGGTTTGACTAG
- a CDS encoding glycosyltransferase family 4 protein has product MNISAEEEQIKQFCNNIFELGLENIDLKDEDVFKATVGALSYNCRRLENDKSLVALQQICTDERVDIKKRVFIFWQLVIMKFKNNICNEEKLDLEYVYKAIFESVKAKVDSLERIELEDRNRNIVVLMTNQFLGYQHSPTKVLLSIAKAIETIDDEVDEIHIFNTNELPNTIECLFEGSTPSAFLDNTDEQLQGTYQDAQLSRCKIVYKQNGKGPFRIENLKDMTKTIYNLKPKYAISVGGTCLLADICNEFLDVYTFSLSNDLPIANTKYLAVGGSVTEVKEYKYNEKQNALEIPFLFEIVKEDKNYTYPREQLGFAENQFIIAVVGNRLENEINHKFLDLCINLLESNQDAGIALVGKYNKELLEDKVPKEILDRFYLLGYKSDLLALLRSTNLYLNPIRQGGGLSAVAAMSISLPVISTSYGDVGKYLNRDFIIADYDEALTVITHMIDDKRFYEYKCRKMKSWYSRFSGNSLEKFINYINNKS; this is encoded by the coding sequence TTGAATATAAGTGCGGAAGAAGAGCAAATAAAACAGTTTTGTAATAATATTTTTGAGTTGGGATTAGAAAATATAGATCTGAAAGATGAAGATGTTTTTAAAGCTACGGTGGGTGCATTATCATATAACTGCAGGAGATTAGAAAATGATAAAAGTCTTGTTGCATTACAACAAATTTGTACTGATGAAAGAGTAGATATCAAGAAAAGGGTATTTATATTTTGGCAGTTAGTAATTATGAAATTCAAAAATAATATATGTAATGAAGAGAAGTTAGATTTAGAATATGTATACAAAGCTATATTTGAAAGTGTAAAAGCAAAGGTTGATAGTTTAGAGAGGATTGAGTTAGAAGATAGAAATAGAAATATTGTTGTGCTTATGACAAATCAGTTTTTGGGATATCAGCACTCACCTACTAAAGTATTGTTAAGTATAGCAAAAGCAATAGAAACTATCGATGATGAAGTAGATGAAATTCATATTTTTAATACGAATGAATTGCCTAATACAATAGAATGTTTGTTTGAAGGCTCTACTCCAAGTGCATTTTTAGATAATACCGATGAACAACTTCAGGGTACATATCAAGATGCACAATTATCAAGATGCAAAATCGTATATAAACAAAATGGAAAAGGTCCGTTTCGTATTGAAAATTTGAAGGATATGACTAAAACTATATATAATTTAAAACCCAAATATGCTATTTCTGTTGGAGGAACTTGCTTATTAGCTGATATATGCAACGAATTTTTAGATGTATATACATTTTCACTTTCAAATGATTTGCCAATAGCAAACACAAAGTACTTAGCAGTTGGAGGAAGTGTAACTGAAGTTAAAGAATATAAATATAATGAAAAGCAGAATGCTTTAGAAATTCCTTTTTTATTTGAAATAGTCAAGGAAGATAAGAATTACACCTATCCAAGAGAGCAATTAGGTTTTGCGGAGAATCAATTTATAATTGCAGTAGTAGGTAATAGACTAGAAAATGAGATAAACCATAAATTCTTGGATTTATGCATAAATTTGCTTGAAAGTAACCAAGATGCTGGCATCGCTCTTGTTGGGAAGTACAATAAGGAATTGTTAGAGGATAAGGTACCTAAAGAAATCTTAGATAGATTTTATTTATTAGGATATAAAAGTGATTTATTAGCTCTATTAAGATCAACAAATTTGTATTTAAATCCAATTAGGCAGGGTGGAGGATTGAGTGCAGTAGCTGCTATGTCAATTAGCTTGCCCGTGATATCAACTAGCTATGGTGATGTGGGAAAATATTTAAATCGGGATTTTATAATAGCTGATTATGATGAAGCGTTAACAGTAATAACACATATGATTGATGACAAAAGGTTTTATGAATATAAATGTAGAAAGATGAAAAGTTGGTATAGCAGATTTAGTGGTAACAGTTTAGAAAAATTCATAAATTACATAAATAATAAAAGTTAG
- a CDS encoding LytTR family DNA-binding domain-containing protein, which produces MKVKIEVDNKIKENEVIIRCNELSEEVRNIQVILADMLSQKKQIIFYKGDTEYYLSLEEILFFETNESLVCAHTIDNIFNIKYKLYELEEFLPGYFMRVSKSTILNTNHIYSIARSISSASTVKFQNTHKQVFVSRYYYKPLKIKILEKGK; this is translated from the coding sequence ATGAAGGTGAAAATTGAGGTAGATAATAAAATTAAAGAAAATGAAGTTATCATTAGATGTAATGAACTAAGTGAAGAAGTTAGAAATATTCAAGTTATACTTGCTGACATGCTATCACAAAAGAAACAAATTATATTTTACAAAGGTGATACTGAGTATTATCTTTCTTTAGAAGAAATTTTATTTTTCGAAACTAATGAAAGTCTGGTGTGTGCACATACCATTGATAATATATTTAATATTAAATATAAGCTTTATGAACTTGAAGAATTTTTACCAGGATATTTTATGAGGGTTTCAAAATCAACAATACTAAATACGAATCATATTTACTCCATAGCCCGCAGTATATCATCAGCGAGTACAGTTAAATTTCAAAATACTCATAAGCAGGTATTTGTTTCAAGATATTATTATAAACCACTAAAAATTAAGATATTAGAAAAGGGGAAATGA
- a CDS encoding 3'-5' exonuclease: MNYIIYDLEFNQEYLHSSEVQSANNSSLPFEIIQIGALKLTENFETVANFNSLIKPTVYPIIHPYVESLTKINDSMVSSCETFPQVYEDFLEFIGNDETTLCVWGISDIKELLRNIKFYNLPSSTISKNYIDIQKYASKHLRTPNKSRIGLSTAISLLNIPTNGQFHDAFNDAYYTTEVFKHIYNNNIKTTTYIPNFSRRVKQSKEKIDTVALINQFEKMYNREMSLEEESMIKLAYIMGKTRQFVIESNLSNED; the protein is encoded by the coding sequence ATGAATTATATAATATATGATTTAGAATTTAATCAAGAATATCTACATTCTTCAGAAGTTCAATCTGCTAATAATTCGAGCTTGCCCTTTGAGATTATTCAGATTGGAGCATTAAAGCTCACTGAAAACTTTGAAACTGTCGCTAACTTTAATAGCTTAATTAAACCTACTGTCTATCCCATCATTCACCCTTATGTAGAAAGCTTAACTAAAATTAATGATTCTATGGTTAGTTCATGCGAAACTTTTCCACAAGTTTATGAGGACTTTTTAGAATTCATTGGTAATGATGAAACAACTTTGTGTGTTTGGGGAATAAGTGATATAAAAGAGCTTTTAAGAAATATAAAATTTTATAACTTACCATCTTCAACAATTTCTAAAAATTATATTGATATTCAAAAATATGCTTCAAAACATCTTAGAACTCCAAACAAATCCAGAATTGGCTTAAGTACTGCAATAAGCCTTTTAAATATACCCACTAATGGGCAATTTCATGATGCTTTTAACGATGCATATTATACTACAGAAGTTTTTAAGCACATTTACAATAATAATATAAAAACTACTACTTACATACCTAACTTTTCTAGAAGAGTTAAGCAATCCAAAGAAAAAATCGATACTGTTGCTTTAATAAATCAATTTGAAAAAATGTACAATAGAGAAATGTCCCTTGAAGAGGAATCTATGATAAAACTTGCCTATATCATGGGAAAAACTAGACAATTTGTAATTGAATCTAATTTATCAAATGAGGATTAG